One window from the genome of Cryobacterium sp. GrIS_2_6 encodes:
- a CDS encoding WhiB family transcriptional regulator, whose translation MTQAEYRSGVPEDWFVDPVRLGIPGIRKDSTGHTLPDEGDALAWQADSLCAQTDPEAFFPEKGGSTRDAKKICTSCEVRTQCLQYALANDERFGIWGGLSERERRKLRKRAS comes from the coding sequence ATGACGCAAGCCGAGTATCGTTCCGGAGTACCCGAGGACTGGTTCGTCGATCCTGTTCGCTTGGGCATTCCCGGAATTCGCAAGGACAGCACCGGACACACGCTTCCCGACGAAGGCGACGCCCTCGCCTGGCAGGCGGATTCGCTGTGCGCCCAGACCGACCCCGAGGCGTTCTTCCCCGAAAAGGGCGGCTCCACCCGGGACGCGAAGAAGATCTGCACCTCGTGTGAGGTGCGCACCCAGTGCCTGCAGTATGCGCTCGCCAACGACGAACGCTTCGGCATCTGGGGCGGTCTCTCCGAACGCGAGCGGCGCAAACTGCGCAAGCGCGCCAGCTGA
- the galE gene encoding UDP-glucose 4-epimerase GalE, translating into MAWLVTGGAGYIGSHIVRAFLAEGIDVVVVDDVSSGHAEFVPESVPFVHGDLLDGPLLLNTFADHPITGVVHVAGFKYAGVSVQRPLHTYEQNVTAMATLLAAMQEADVKRMVFSSSAAVYGTPTTSLVTEETRKSPESPYGETKLIGEWLLRDQAVAAGLSYTALRYFNVVGSGARELRDTSPHNLFPIIFDALLAGRTPRINGNDYATPDGTCVRDYIHVADLAVSHVAAARLLDAGTAIEPVYNLGSGDGVSVGEIMTTVARVTGIDFTPDIGPRRAGDPDRIVTSGALAARDLDWKMRHSLEEMVRSAWESRQAASVS; encoded by the coding sequence ATGGCGTGGCTTGTCACCGGCGGAGCCGGCTATATCGGATCCCATATCGTCCGCGCGTTCCTCGCTGAGGGCATCGACGTCGTCGTGGTCGACGACGTCTCGAGCGGCCACGCCGAATTCGTCCCGGAGTCCGTGCCGTTCGTTCACGGCGACCTGCTCGACGGCCCCCTCCTCCTCAACACCTTTGCTGATCACCCGATCACGGGCGTCGTGCACGTCGCCGGTTTCAAGTACGCCGGGGTCTCGGTGCAGCGCCCGCTGCACACCTATGAGCAGAATGTCACGGCCATGGCCACCCTCCTCGCTGCGATGCAGGAAGCCGATGTGAAGCGGATGGTGTTCTCCTCGAGCGCGGCCGTCTACGGCACCCCGACGACCTCGCTCGTCACCGAGGAGACCCGGAAGAGCCCGGAGTCCCCGTACGGCGAGACCAAGCTCATCGGCGAGTGGCTGCTTCGCGACCAGGCCGTCGCGGCCGGGCTCAGCTACACCGCGCTCCGATACTTCAACGTCGTCGGCTCCGGCGCCCGCGAACTCCGCGACACGAGCCCGCACAACCTGTTCCCGATCATCTTCGACGCACTCCTCGCCGGCCGCACCCCGCGGATCAACGGCAACGACTACGCGACCCCCGACGGCACCTGCGTGCGCGACTACATCCACGTCGCCGACCTCGCCGTCTCGCACGTCGCGGCCGCCCGACTCCTCGACGCCGGCACGGCGATCGAACCCGTCTACAACCTCGGCAGCGGCGACGGCGTCTCCGTCGGCGAGATCATGACGACGGTCGCCCGCGTGACCGGCATCGACTTCACGCCCGACATCGGTCCCCGCCGGGCCGGCGACCCCGACCGCATCGTCACGAGCGGCGCGCTCGCGGCACGCGACCTCGACTGGAAGATGCGGCACAGCCTCGAAGAAATGGTGCGCAGCGCCTGGGAATCGCGGCAGGCGGCATCCGTTTCATAG
- a CDS encoding helix-turn-helix domain-containing protein, with translation MPAALAPTSLNKVVCIALPDMAPFEFGVICEVFGIDRSDTGGPVFDFHVTAAEPGPIRTKLGFDIIVTEDLSAAADADLLAIPAFDKGTPVHPAVLQAVRDAEARGAWVLSVCSGAFVLGEAGILDGRRSTTHWMYTDALARRFPQTRVDPDVLFVEDRRVVTGAGTAAGIDACLHIVRKVLGASVANNIARRMVVPPQRDGGQCQFIEAPVVDCDSDSFASVTAWMLENLDRELPVEELARRSLMSPRTFARRFRAELGTTPTAWLNRQRLLRAQQLLEESTRSLEEIAGDTGFGGAAVMRHHFLKVLQTTPTAYRRTFGARRAG, from the coding sequence ATGCCCGCCGCGCTCGCCCCTACCTCGCTCAACAAGGTCGTCTGCATCGCCCTGCCCGACATGGCGCCGTTCGAGTTCGGCGTGATCTGCGAGGTCTTCGGCATCGACAGGAGCGACACCGGCGGTCCCGTCTTCGACTTCCACGTCACGGCCGCCGAGCCCGGGCCGATCCGCACCAAGCTTGGCTTCGACATCATCGTGACGGAAGACCTCTCCGCGGCGGCCGACGCCGACCTGCTCGCGATTCCCGCCTTCGACAAGGGCACACCGGTGCATCCCGCCGTACTGCAGGCCGTGCGGGACGCCGAGGCCCGGGGCGCCTGGGTGCTGAGTGTCTGCAGCGGCGCGTTCGTGCTCGGCGAGGCGGGCATCCTTGATGGCCGGCGCAGCACCACGCACTGGATGTACACGGATGCCCTCGCGCGCCGATTCCCCCAGACCCGGGTCGACCCCGACGTGCTCTTCGTCGAGGACCGCCGCGTGGTGACCGGGGCCGGTACTGCGGCCGGCATCGACGCGTGCCTGCACATCGTGCGGAAGGTGCTCGGGGCATCCGTCGCCAACAACATCGCCAGGCGGATGGTCGTGCCGCCTCAGCGCGACGGCGGCCAGTGCCAGTTCATCGAGGCGCCCGTCGTCGACTGCGACAGCGACTCGTTCGCGAGCGTGACCGCGTGGATGCTCGAGAACCTCGACCGCGAGCTGCCCGTCGAGGAGCTCGCCCGGCGCTCGCTGATGTCGCCGCGCACCTTCGCCCGGCGCTTCCGCGCGGAGCTCGGCACGACGCCGACGGCGTGGCTCAACCGGCAGCGCCTGCTGCGGGCGCAGCAGTTGCTCGAGGAGAGTACGCGGAGCCTCGAGGAGATCGCCGGCGACACCGGGTTCGGCGGGGCCGCCGTGATGCGGCACCACTTCCTCAAGGTGCTGCAGACCACCCCGACCGCGTACCGGCGCACCTTCGGGGCCCGCCGCGCCGGCTGA
- the manA gene encoding mannose-6-phosphate isomerase, class I: protein MFVGISNTPRDYAWGSTTAISGLLGTTPSGKPEAELWLGAHPGSPSVITDPSRTGGAGTLVDWILADPERALGSALVAEETDAGSVPPRLPFLLKVLAAASPLSLQAHPTSERARTGFALENAAGVPVDAFDRNYRDQFHKPEIIFALSETFEALCGFRELGEVRRTVGELRALDAASENPQPGALDALESRLLGDTGLRDTVDWLLRDGRGGDTGEVSWLVERVVSLAKDAVYLAEGGAAIRFPLELATVRDLAVAYPGDPGIVISLLTNRVSLKRGEVLYLPAGNIHAYLLGLGIELMAASDNVLRGGLTPKHIDVDELLDVLDFSPVPVPYLAPIVHTPGVSEYRPDVDDFALVHIEASAADAAAPVVGAGAAPAAGVPMRQFTLTGPGIALCTAGGFLVAGATASVTLKRGESVYITPDEGTLTFAGAGDVFLATTP, encoded by the coding sequence ATGTTTGTGGGCATCAGCAATACACCGCGGGACTACGCGTGGGGCTCGACGACCGCGATCTCGGGGCTGCTCGGCACTACTCCGTCTGGCAAGCCGGAGGCCGAACTCTGGCTCGGGGCGCACCCGGGTTCGCCGTCGGTGATCACGGACCCCTCCCGCACGGGCGGGGCCGGGACCCTCGTCGACTGGATCCTCGCCGACCCCGAGCGGGCGCTCGGCTCCGCGCTCGTTGCCGAGGAGACCGACGCAGGGTCGGTGCCGCCGCGGCTGCCGTTCCTGCTCAAGGTGCTCGCCGCCGCGAGCCCGCTCTCGCTGCAGGCGCATCCCACGAGCGAGCGGGCGCGCACCGGCTTCGCCCTCGAGAACGCCGCGGGCGTCCCCGTCGACGCCTTCGACCGCAACTACCGCGACCAGTTCCACAAACCCGAGATCATCTTCGCGCTGAGCGAGACCTTCGAGGCGCTCTGCGGTTTCCGCGAGCTCGGCGAGGTGCGGCGCACCGTGGGGGAGCTTCGCGCCCTCGACGCCGCGTCGGAGAACCCGCAGCCCGGAGCCCTCGACGCCCTCGAGAGCCGGCTGCTCGGCGACACCGGCCTGCGCGACACCGTGGACTGGCTGCTGCGCGACGGGCGCGGCGGCGACACCGGCGAGGTCTCCTGGCTCGTCGAGCGCGTGGTCAGCCTCGCGAAGGACGCCGTGTACCTCGCAGAGGGCGGGGCCGCGATCCGGTTCCCGCTCGAGCTCGCGACCGTGCGCGACCTCGCCGTGGCGTATCCCGGCGACCCCGGCATCGTGATCTCCCTCCTGACCAACCGGGTCTCCCTGAAGCGCGGAGAGGTCCTTTATCTGCCGGCCGGCAACATCCACGCCTACCTGCTCGGGCTCGGCATCGAACTCATGGCGGCGTCGGACAACGTGCTCCGCGGCGGGCTCACCCCCAAGCACATCGACGTCGACGAACTGCTCGACGTGCTCGACTTCTCCCCGGTTCCGGTGCCCTACCTGGCCCCGATCGTGCACACGCCCGGCGTGTCCGAGTACCGGCCCGACGTGGACGACTTCGCGCTCGTGCACATCGAGGCCTCGGCGGCGGATGCTGCCGCTCCCGTCGTCGGCGCCGGCGCGGCTCCCGCGGCCGGCGTCCCGATGCGCCAGTTCACGCTCACGGGACCGGGAATCGCGCTCTGCACGGCCGGAGGGTTCCTCGTGGCCGGTGCCACGGCATCCGTCACCCTCAAGCGCGGCGAGTCGGTCTACATCACCCCCGACGAGGGCACCCTCACCTTCGCGGGCGCCGGAGACGTCTTCCTCGCCACAACCCCCTAG
- a CDS encoding DDE-type integrase/transposase/recombinase, whose amino-acid sequence MARSTWQYRQKPRARVPEPIAQKDRAYLSRIPTTDRKVIAEQITTGWTAGHSVDHTFASVWDQGVMLAGRRSWWRIAADLTDQSTRPVVPTGRGSRTPRQKPVLVATGPGQVWSWDITDLRCPWRGTTFKAYSIIDIYSRTIVGWRVEERESDHLAVEMFQSAFDQYGTPKFVHADSGPAMRSGALADLLAEHKVTKTHNRPYVSNDNPFSESEFRTMKYRPNYPGTFESLQAARDHLAEYVPWYNTTHKHSGIALFTPQQVHDGSWKQAHRIRDMALQTYHQNHPERFHSRPTTPAPAGTVGINIPKETVKS is encoded by the coding sequence GTGGCCCGCTCAACGTGGCAGTACCGGCAGAAGCCCCGCGCCCGGGTGCCCGAACCCATCGCGCAGAAAGACCGCGCGTACTTGTCTCGGATCCCCACGACGGATCGGAAGGTGATCGCGGAACAGATCACGACGGGGTGGACGGCGGGGCATTCCGTCGATCACACCTTTGCGAGCGTCTGGGACCAGGGTGTGATGCTCGCCGGGCGCCGGTCCTGGTGGCGGATCGCCGCCGACCTCACCGATCAGAGCACCCGCCCCGTCGTGCCCACCGGGCGTGGGTCTCGAACACCCCGCCAGAAGCCGGTGCTGGTAGCGACCGGGCCTGGGCAGGTGTGGTCCTGGGACATCACCGACCTCCGCTGCCCGTGGCGGGGCACAACGTTCAAGGCGTATTCCATCATCGATATCTACTCGCGCACGATCGTCGGCTGGCGGGTCGAGGAACGCGAGAGCGACCACCTCGCCGTGGAGATGTTCCAGAGCGCGTTCGACCAATACGGCACCCCCAAGTTCGTGCACGCCGATTCCGGGCCCGCGATGCGTTCGGGCGCTCTGGCCGATCTCCTCGCCGAGCACAAGGTGACTAAAACCCACAACCGGCCCTATGTGTCCAACGACAACCCGTTCTCCGAGTCTGAATTTCGCACAATGAAGTACCGGCCCAACTACCCCGGAACGTTCGAGAGTCTTCAGGCCGCCCGCGACCACCTGGCCGAGTACGTGCCTTGGTACAACACGACCCACAAGCATTCCGGCATCGCGTTATTCACGCCCCAGCAAGTCCACGACGGCTCCTGGAAGCAGGCCCACCGCATCCGCGACATGGCACTGCAGACCTACCACCAGAACCACCCGGAACGATTCCACTCGCGGCCGACTACACCCGCACCAGCCGGCACCGTTGGAATCAACATCCCCAAGGAAACTGTCAAAAGCTAG
- a CDS encoding metal-sensitive transcriptional regulator gives MTTETVAVADAAVQPTAVQGAAHAANQKKILNRLRRAQGQLGAVIAAVESGGSCKDVVTQLAAVSSALDKAGFVIVSTAMRDCIDNPDTPNALTVDELEKLFLTLA, from the coding sequence ATGACTACTGAAACTGTCGCCGTAGCGGATGCTGCCGTTCAGCCCACCGCTGTGCAGGGGGCCGCGCACGCCGCGAACCAGAAGAAGATCCTGAACCGGTTGCGCCGGGCCCAGGGCCAGCTCGGCGCGGTGATCGCCGCGGTCGAATCCGGCGGTAGCTGCAAAGACGTCGTGACCCAGCTTGCCGCGGTGTCGAGCGCCCTCGACAAGGCGGGCTTCGTGATCGTGTCGACCGCGATGCGCGACTGCATCGACAACCCGGACACCCCGAACGCGCTCACGGTCGACGAGCTCGAGAAACTCTTCCTCACCCTCGCCTGA
- a CDS encoding rhodanese-like domain-containing protein, translating into MKEITVTELAALDHPAVVDVREQSEYDTVHAEGVRLIPLGELVQRVDEVPRTGPVYVVCHLGGRSAQATGFLAAQGIDAINVVGGMDAWQRAGLPVSGKA; encoded by the coding sequence ATGAAGGAAATCACCGTCACGGAACTCGCCGCGCTCGACCACCCCGCCGTCGTCGACGTGCGCGAACAGTCCGAATACGACACTGTCCACGCCGAGGGAGTGCGGTTGATCCCGCTCGGCGAGCTCGTGCAGCGCGTCGACGAGGTGCCGCGCACGGGCCCTGTCTACGTGGTGTGCCACCTCGGCGGGCGCAGCGCCCAGGCGACCGGCTTCCTCGCGGCGCAGGGCATCGACGCGATCAACGTCGTCGGCGGCATGGACGCGTGGCAGCGCGCCGGGCTGCCCGTTTCCGGAAAGGCCTGA
- a CDS encoding FAD-dependent oxidoreductase: MKILIVGGVAGGMSAATRMRRLDEAAEIIVFERGHYVSFANCGLPYYVGGLIEDRSALLLQTPESLASRFRLDVRIDHEVIGIDRAARTVSVRDAVTGTVTTEGYDRLVLAAGATTRSVLPAGSDLPVHTLRTVDDVDQITALLTRATGPGPAATVSAVVIGAGFIGLEAVENLVLRGVQVTAVEFAGQVLGPLDPEMAAPVAAVLKAHGVDVRVDTSVRGASAGRVLLSDGTDVGADLIIEATGVLPDTSLAAAAGLRIGESGAIWVDDTQRTSDPLIYAVGDGAEKVDAISGGPTRIAMAGLANRHGRAAADSIADSAGDSAAGASGVAVAAEPAFGVAIVGVFGTTVAMVGWSERRLLASGRGHRVVHTHPSDHAGYYPGAEQMSVKLLVDAATDAILGAQIVGGHGVDKRIDVIATAMAGGLTASALSRLELAYAPQYGSAKDPINQLGYVADNLAAGTTRSLQWHELAAALAAGEVLVDVRTAGEFAAGSIPGAINVPLDELRDRFGDLPAGPLVVHCQVGQRGHTAARLLSQLGREVRNLDGGYKTWAAGAAALAASPRAAVASAPPVSPVVPTLSTERIVA; this comes from the coding sequence ATGAAGATTCTTATTGTGGGCGGAGTGGCGGGCGGCATGTCCGCTGCGACGCGGATGCGCCGGCTCGACGAAGCGGCAGAAATCATCGTATTCGAGCGCGGGCACTACGTGTCCTTCGCGAACTGCGGGCTGCCGTACTACGTGGGCGGCCTCATCGAAGACCGGTCGGCGCTGCTGCTGCAGACGCCCGAGTCGCTCGCGAGTCGTTTCCGCCTCGACGTGCGCATCGACCACGAGGTCATCGGCATCGACCGTGCGGCCAGGACGGTCAGCGTGCGGGACGCGGTCACGGGGACCGTCACGACCGAAGGCTATGACCGGCTGGTGCTCGCGGCAGGGGCGACGACCCGCAGCGTGCTCCCTGCCGGGTCAGACCTGCCGGTGCACACCCTGCGCACGGTCGACGATGTCGACCAGATCACCGCGCTCCTCACGCGCGCGACCGGGCCGGGCCCCGCCGCCACGGTCTCCGCCGTCGTGATCGGCGCCGGCTTCATCGGCCTCGAAGCTGTGGAGAACCTCGTCCTGCGCGGCGTGCAGGTGACGGCCGTCGAATTCGCCGGGCAGGTGCTCGGGCCGCTCGACCCCGAGATGGCGGCCCCGGTTGCCGCGGTGCTGAAGGCGCACGGCGTGGACGTGCGGGTGGACACCTCGGTGCGGGGCGCATCCGCCGGGCGCGTGCTGCTCAGCGACGGAACGGATGTCGGGGCGGACCTGATCATCGAGGCGACCGGAGTGCTTCCCGACACCTCGCTCGCCGCTGCGGCCGGACTGCGGATCGGCGAGAGCGGTGCGATCTGGGTGGACGACACCCAGCGGACGAGCGACCCGCTCATCTATGCCGTCGGCGACGGCGCCGAGAAGGTCGATGCGATCAGTGGCGGGCCGACCCGGATCGCGATGGCCGGGCTCGCCAACCGGCACGGTCGCGCCGCCGCGGACAGCATTGCCGACAGTGCCGGCGACAGCGCAGCCGGCGCTTCCGGGGTCGCCGTCGCCGCGGAGCCGGCCTTCGGCGTCGCGATCGTCGGCGTCTTCGGCACGACCGTCGCCATGGTCGGCTGGAGTGAACGGCGCCTGCTGGCTTCCGGCCGGGGGCACCGGGTCGTGCACACCCACCCGAGCGACCACGCCGGTTACTACCCGGGGGCCGAGCAGATGTCGGTCAAGCTCCTGGTCGATGCCGCGACGGACGCGATCCTCGGCGCCCAGATCGTGGGCGGTCACGGGGTCGACAAGCGGATCGACGTGATCGCGACGGCGATGGCCGGCGGGCTGACGGCATCCGCTCTCAGTCGGCTGGAGCTCGCCTATGCGCCGCAGTACGGCTCGGCGAAGGACCCGATCAACCAGCTCGGCTACGTCGCGGACAACCTCGCGGCCGGCACCACCCGCAGCCTGCAGTGGCACGAACTGGCAGCCGCGCTCGCCGCGGGCGAGGTGTTGGTCGATGTGCGCACGGCGGGCGAGTTCGCGGCCGGGAGTATCCCGGGGGCGATCAATGTGCCGCTCGATGAGCTCCGCGACCGGTTCGGCGACCTGCCGGCCGGGCCGCTCGTGGTGCACTGCCAGGTCGGGCAGCGCGGACACACCGCCGCGCGGCTGCTCAGCCAGCTCGGCCGTGAGGTGCGTAACCTCGATGGAGGCTACAAAACCTGGGCGGCGGGGGCCGCGGCGCTCGCCGCGTCGCCCCGCGCCGCGGTCGCTTCTGCTCCTCCTGTTTCCCCCGTAGTTCCTACTCTCTCCACCGAAAGGATCGTCGCATGA
- a CDS encoding O-antigen ligase family protein yields MPVVQSRFVVRSFATLVFFTALAGQFWRNLLGWWGFGAIAVVVLIGSVVLLVRLKPDWVWSKFPRSIGVFLVITTLSIAWSFYPGASAIGVGVLWATTIAALFLALVLSWAELLRTLAAALRWVIALSLLFEVIVGAFVRQPVLPLWVSYPGEKIPDAFYWSRGLLFHGGPIEGIVANRNLLGFVALLAVIVFAVQLAARTVRRGWGIAWLAAAAVVLVLTRSATVTLAAGFVAIVLIFALWTRRRGPQRRRPVYVAATGLIVAGGVAVATLSPWLLSLFGKSEDLTGRLDIWASVTGLAVQRPAFGWGWVSYWVPWAEPFAGLANRKGVVYLQAHNAWLDVWFQVGVIGLIAFVAIVAGALWRSWFLAVDRPRTSVSDTAPYTVSALLPLLLMAALIAQSVAESRLLIEYGWVLLVLVSVTTKRQQALNRPMP; encoded by the coding sequence ATGCCCGTCGTACAGAGCCGTTTCGTCGTCCGGTCCTTTGCGACGCTCGTGTTCTTCACGGCCCTCGCCGGTCAATTCTGGCGCAACCTGCTCGGCTGGTGGGGCTTCGGCGCCATCGCGGTCGTGGTTCTCATCGGCAGCGTGGTGTTGCTCGTTCGCCTGAAGCCGGACTGGGTCTGGTCGAAGTTCCCGCGCTCGATCGGCGTCTTCCTCGTGATCACGACGCTGTCCATCGCCTGGTCCTTCTACCCGGGCGCCTCGGCCATCGGCGTCGGCGTGCTCTGGGCCACGACGATCGCCGCGCTCTTCCTCGCCCTCGTTCTCAGCTGGGCCGAACTGCTCCGCACCCTGGCCGCGGCGCTCCGCTGGGTGATCGCCCTGTCGCTGCTCTTCGAGGTGATCGTCGGCGCTTTCGTGCGGCAGCCGGTGCTCCCGCTCTGGGTGTCCTACCCCGGCGAGAAGATCCCGGACGCGTTCTACTGGTCCCGCGGCCTGCTCTTCCACGGCGGCCCGATCGAGGGCATCGTCGCCAACCGCAACCTGCTCGGTTTCGTCGCTCTCCTCGCGGTCATCGTCTTCGCGGTACAGCTCGCCGCCCGCACAGTCCGGCGCGGCTGGGGCATCGCCTGGCTCGCCGCCGCCGCGGTCGTGCTGGTGCTGACCCGCTCGGCGACCGTGACCCTCGCCGCCGGCTTCGTCGCGATCGTGCTGATCTTCGCCCTCTGGACCCGCCGCCGCGGCCCGCAGCGCCGCCGTCCCGTCTATGTCGCCGCCACAGGCCTCATCGTCGCCGGCGGGGTCGCGGTGGCAACCCTGTCGCCGTGGCTGCTCAGCCTCTTCGGTAAGAGCGAGGACCTCACCGGCCGCCTCGACATCTGGGCGAGCGTCACCGGCCTCGCCGTGCAGCGGCCGGCATTCGGCTGGGGCTGGGTCAGCTACTGGGTGCCGTGGGCCGAACCCTTCGCGGGCCTCGCGAACCGCAAGGGCGTCGTCTACCTGCAGGCGCACAACGCCTGGCTCGACGTCTGGTTCCAGGTCGGGGTGATCGGCCTCATCGCCTTCGTCGCGATCGTCGCCGGTGCACTCTGGCGGTCCTGGTTCCTCGCGGTCGACCGGCCGCGCACGAGCGTCTCCGACACCGCCCCGTACACCGTCTCCGCCCTGCTCCCGCTGCTCCTGATGGCCGCGCTCATCGCCCAGAGTGTCGCCGAGAGCCGGCTGCTCATCGAATACGGCTGGGTTCTCCTCGTGCTCGTCAGCGTCACCACCAAGAGGCAGCAGGCCTTGAACCGGCCGATGCCCTAG
- a CDS encoding O-antigen ligase family protein, translating into MNSRAHSPELPRALMRLFRGPHFATALTQATIATAFGSVFLRGLVGWPGLIGVLGGLVVLAAFSLVARRKQIEWHGLLPISILVFLGWCALSLLWTGYPFATAIGLIYQLAFAFLALYIVLARTMIQIVRATGDVLRALLATSLALEIVAGLLLDAPIRFLDIQGHLDELGPIQGIFGSRNALGFAALIAGVTFVIELRTRSVRRGVGIVSLIGATACLLLTGSPVIFIVAVFVGLAGLALTWLRNTPQPRRRLLQFALLGVTVVAGVVAFLTRGAIVEALNARSEFGVRATLWREMWRLVGLHPLEGWGWSGLWPGSATPYGWLDFSTRRHYETGLNAFLDVYFQLGLIGFLSFLVLVVLAFWRSWVLASNKRTLIYAWAPLILVVLIVTSLAESTVLVEAGWLLLLICALTAAQGKSWRSGLQPRPRPPETDDGAE; encoded by the coding sequence ATGAACTCCCGCGCGCACTCCCCCGAACTACCGAGGGCACTCATGCGGCTCTTCCGGGGCCCGCACTTCGCCACGGCGCTGACCCAGGCGACGATCGCGACGGCGTTCGGCTCAGTCTTCCTGCGCGGGCTGGTCGGCTGGCCCGGCCTGATCGGCGTGCTCGGCGGACTCGTCGTGCTCGCCGCGTTCTCCCTCGTCGCCCGCAGGAAACAGATCGAATGGCACGGGCTGTTGCCGATCTCGATCCTGGTGTTCCTCGGCTGGTGCGCGCTGTCCCTGCTCTGGACCGGGTACCCGTTCGCAACGGCGATCGGGCTCATCTACCAGCTCGCCTTCGCCTTCCTCGCGCTCTACATCGTGCTCGCGCGCACCATGATCCAGATCGTGCGGGCGACAGGGGACGTGCTCCGGGCGCTGCTCGCGACCTCCCTCGCCCTCGAGATCGTCGCCGGACTGCTGCTCGACGCGCCGATCCGGTTCCTCGACATCCAGGGGCATCTTGACGAGCTCGGCCCGATCCAGGGCATCTTCGGCTCCCGCAACGCGCTCGGGTTCGCGGCCCTCATCGCGGGCGTCACCTTCGTGATCGAGCTGCGGACCCGGTCGGTGCGGCGCGGGGTGGGAATCGTCTCGCTGATCGGGGCGACCGCCTGCCTCCTGCTCACCGGGTCTCCGGTCATCTTCATCGTCGCGGTCTTCGTCGGTCTCGCCGGTCTCGCCCTGACCTGGCTGCGCAACACCCCCCAGCCGCGCCGTCGGCTGCTGCAGTTCGCCCTCCTCGGCGTGACCGTCGTCGCCGGGGTCGTCGCGTTCCTCACCCGCGGGGCCATCGTCGAAGCGCTCAACGCCCGCAGCGAATTCGGCGTGCGCGCGACCCTGTGGCGGGAGATGTGGCGCCTCGTGGGCCTGCACCCGCTCGAGGGCTGGGGCTGGTCGGGCCTGTGGCCGGGCAGCGCGACCCCGTACGGCTGGCTCGACTTCAGCACCCGCCGTCACTACGAGACCGGACTGAACGCGTTCCTCGATGTGTACTTCCAGCTCGGCCTGATCGGCTTCCTGAGCTTCCTGGTCCTCGTCGTGCTCGCCTTCTGGCGGTCCTGGGTGCTCGCCTCCAACAAGCGCACCCTCATCTACGCGTGGGCGCCGCTCATCCTCGTGGTGCTGATCGTCACGAGCCTCGCGGAGAGCACCGTTCTCGTGGAGGCCGGCTGGCTGCTGCTCCTGATCTGCGCCCTCACGGCCGCGCAGGGCAAGAGCTGGCGCAGCGGGCTGCAGCCCAGGCCCCGCCCGCCCGAGACCGACGACGGGGCCGAGTAG